In the genome of Caulobacter flavus, the window TTGGGCGCGGGCAGGTCGGCCAGTTCGCGCGAGGCGATCTTGAAGCTGATGTGCGGCTTGGACGCGCCGTCCTCGCCGGCCTGGTAGAAGTTGGTGCGCTGGATCGCGCCCACCAGGGCGGCGATGCGGCGCAGGACGCGGTCGGCGTCGAGGCTTTCGACCGCCTGCAGGGCCTCGGTGATCTTGTCGGCGACGGCGGCGGCCTGCTCCTTGCGGGCGGCCAGGTCGGCGGCGATGGCCGGGTCGAACTTGATCCGGAAGAGATCCAGGATCAGGCGCGCGACGCCCGGATTGTCGGCCAGGGCGGCCTCCTGCACCGCCTGCGACGGGTCCAGGCCCGTCTGCTGGCGATAGCGGGCCAGGGCGCGCACCAGGGCGGCCTCGCGCCAGTCGACGCCGAGCTCCAGCACCAGGCGGTTGAAGCCGTCGCTTTCGGCCTTGCCCGTCCAGATGGCGACGAAGGCGGCCTCGAAGGCGCTCTTCACGTCGGCGAACGACAGGTGCTCGCCTTCCTCGTCGCGCAGCACGAACTCGTGGACCCAGGTCGGGGCCTTGAGGCCGTCGATGGTCGGCTTCAGCTTGAAGCCGTCCTCGATCAGGGCCTTCAGGCCCATGTGCTCGAGGATCGGCAGCACGTCGGCCAGCGGCGCGGCCGCGCCCGGACGATACAGCTTGAAGCGGAAGGTCATGGCGTCGTCGCCGTCGCGACGGAAGGCCCGCACGCGCACGGCCTCGCCGGACTTCAGGTCGTCGACGACGGCGATGTCGGCGAGGGCCTCGGCGGCGTCGTACTGGTCGCGATAGCCGGGCGGGAAGGCGCCGGCCCAGCGCGAGAGGGTGTCGACCACCGGGCGGGTGGCGCCGCGCTCGCGCACGATGCCCTCGAAGCGGTCGTCCCAGGTGCGGGTGGTCTCGGCGATGGCCGCTTCCAGCGCCGCCAGGTCGGGCTCGGGATGGGCGCCCGGCTTGACGCCGAGGATGTAGTGCACGCGCGCCAGCGGGGCGTCGGAGAAGCTGGGATAGTAGGCCGAGACGCGGCCGTCGAAGGCCTGGCTGAGCAGGTCGCCGGCCCGCTGGCGGACGCCCGAGTCGTAGCGCTCGCGCGGGACGAACAGCAGGGCCGAGATGAAGCGGTCGAACGGGTCGCGGCGGGTGAACAGGCGCACGCGCGGACGGTCGTAAAGGTGCAGCACGCCCAGCGCCATGGAGAGCAGGTCGCCCTCCTCGATCTGGAACAGCTCGTCGCGCGGCCAGGTCTCGAGGATGTTGCGCAACCTCTTGCCATTGTGGCTGTCGGGATCCTTGCCGGCCTGCCCGAGCACATGCTCGACCTTGCGGCGGATCAGCGGCACCTCGTGGGCGGGAGTCTCGTAGGCCTCGGCGGTGAACAGGCCCACGAAGCGGACCTCGCCCGAGGGCTTGCCGTCGGCGCCGTAGCGGCGCACGCCGACGTAATCCATGTAGCCGCGGCGGTGGACGCGCGAGCGCAGGTTCGATTTCGCCACCACCAGCGGGGCGCCCAGCAGCAGGTGGTCGCGCACCTGGGGCGACAGGATCGCCGGCTCGCTTTCGCGGCGCAGGACGGTGCGGGTCTGGTCGCGCAGCACGCCCAGGCTGCCCTCGGGCTGATACAGCGGCTCCTCGGCCGCGTAGCCGCCGTCGGCGGTGCGGGGGTATTCGTAGACCCGCGCGCCGAGGAACACGAAGTGGTCGCCTTCCAGCCAGTCGAGGAAGTCCAGACCCTCGGCGCGCTCGTCGGCCGGGATGTCGACCTGGGCGCCGCGCAGCTCGTCGATCGTGCGGCGCATCAGGGCGCGCATGGCGTCGAAGTCGTCGACGGCGCGATGGGCGTCGGCCAGGGCGTCGCGGACGGCGGCCAGCAGGGCGGCTTCACGGTCCTGGCCGACGGGCTCCAGCCACACCTGGATCAGAGAGCGGCGCTGGCCGAGCAGCTCGACCATCGGGTGGAACATGGCGCGGACCGAGAAGCCGGTCTCGGCGATGGTGCCCATGATCGAATCGACGAGGAAGGGACGGTCGGGCTGGACGATCTCGAGGACGTCGCCGCCCTTGGCGGCGCGGACGCGCAGGGCCAGGGCCTCGTCGGCCGACGCCTCGGCGAAACGGTAGAGGGCCGCCAGTTCGGCGGCCACGTCGCCGGCTTCGACGCCGGGCAGTTCCTCGGCCGACCAGTCTTCGGCGGCCAGCGCCGCGAACTGGGCCTGTGCAGGGGTGAGAGCACCGCCGAGAGCCTTTTCCAGAGCCGCGCTCAGGGCGCTGGACGTCTGTTGGTTCGCCTTGCGGTCACTATCGCCGACCATGGGATTTCCTCGCGAATTTTTGGCGACAACCTAGCCCTTTCCCGTGCGCGTTCAACCGACACGCCCGAGAACCGAACAATATTTTGCCTAAACTGCTGAATTCCGAAGGAAGCGCCACCCACATTTCTATCCGGGCGCCCTGGCCGTGGATTGTTCGGAAACGCTGCTCCGGACACGGAAGCGCCGCCGGTGGGGGGAGACCGGCGGCGCAGGCCCGCCTTGGGGGGAGCGGCGGGCTGTTTCCGCGTTCGACGCGCCAGGTAAAGCAGGCCGGCGTCGCGCGGGACCGGGATTGGGGGGCTCCCGGTACCAGACCTAGATAGGAGCGCTCCCAAGAAATTTAAGCCCCTTTTTTCGAACTTGGCTTTTTTCTCGCGGACCCCTGTTTGGCGACCCCCGCCGGGCCGTGCGCGGTGGCCCGCTCGCTGGTCGGATCGCCGTCCTCGGACAGCAGGATGGCGATCCAGCGGGTGCCGTCGAACTGGGCCAGGATCAGCATCAGGGCCACGGTCAAAGGCGTGGACAGGAACATGCCGATGCCGCCCCACAGGGCGCCCCAGACGGCCAGCGACAGCAGCACGACGGTGGGGTCCATGTTGAGGCTGTCGCCCTGCATGCGCGGCAGGACGACGTTGCCCACGACGAAGAAGATCACCTGCAGCGAGCCGGCCAGGATCAGCGCCGGCAGCAGGCTGTGGGGGAACTGCACCAAAGCAAACAGCGGCGGCAGGATGCAGCCGATGGCGCCGCCGATGATCGGGATGTAGGCGGCGATGAAGATCAGGAAGGCCCAGAAGAAGGCGTTGTCGAGCCCGACCAGGGCCATCACCGCCCAGGCGGCCACGGCGATCATCAGGCCGGTGACGGTCTGGATCCAGAGGTACTGCTCCACGCCGTTGCGGATGCGCTGGAACAGGGCCACGGACTGGTCGCGCTCGGCGTGGTGCGGGAACAGGGCGACGATCTTGCGCGAGAAGCCCCGGCGCGAGGCGATGATGAAGCCCAGATAGATCAGCACCAGCACGGCGTTGGAGGCGAAGTTCTGCAGGCTGCCGGCGATCGCCCCGACATATTGCTGCGGATTGAGCTGGGCGATCAGGTCGTCCAGCGTGGGGGCGACGCGCACGCCCACCAGGCCGGCGATCTTGGCGATCACCTCGTTGAGGCGCGGGGCGTAGGCCTTGGCCTGGCCCACGAAGCCGGCGCCGTTCTCGACCACGATCCACACCGAGCCGCCGAACAGCAGCAGCGACAGCACGATGGCCGTCGGCAGGGCCAGCTTCTCGGGGAACTTGGGCACCCGCACCGTCAGCACGCGGGCGAAGCTGTCGATCATCACCGCCAGGAAGATGGCCAGGACCAGCGGCGTGAGGATGCCGCGCATGAAGTAGAGAGCAGCGCCGGCCGCCACCACCGCCAGGAAGACGACGGCGTTGCGGCTGGTGATCGAGGGTGTTGCGGTCGTCATCGACGGGATTCTCTTGGCGCGTAGGATCTGGGGACCATTGTTCAGCCCGATTGGCGGGAGACAAGCCCGAGGCTACGCTTAAAGCTCCTAGATGAAGGGAAGTTGCGCATGACCCTGGCGATTGG includes:
- a CDS encoding AI-2E family transporter produces the protein MTTATPSITSRNAVVFLAVVAAGAALYFMRGILTPLVLAIFLAVMIDSFARVLTVRVPKFPEKLALPTAIVLSLLLFGGSVWIVVENGAGFVGQAKAYAPRLNEVIAKIAGLVGVRVAPTLDDLIAQLNPQQYVGAIAGSLQNFASNAVLVLIYLGFIIASRRGFSRKIVALFPHHAERDQSVALFQRIRNGVEQYLWIQTVTGLMIAVAAWAVMALVGLDNAFFWAFLIFIAAYIPIIGGAIGCILPPLFALVQFPHSLLPALILAGSLQVIFFVVGNVVLPRMQGDSLNMDPTVVLLSLAVWGALWGGIGMFLSTPLTVALMLILAQFDGTRWIAILLSEDGDPTSERATAHGPAGVAKQGSARKKPSSKKGA